A genomic region of Alligator mississippiensis isolate rAllMis1 chromosome 4, rAllMis1, whole genome shotgun sequence contains the following coding sequences:
- the SMIM30 gene encoding small integral membrane protein 30 — MASPCKASDFFFILISLLLLLPGVEALDLGDEVALLLGLAVSVTGLCACLGWYARRRNGQL; from the coding sequence ATGGCTTCTCCCTGCAAAGCCTCAGACTTCTTCTTCATACTCATTTCACTGCTGCTTCTACTGCCTGGAGTTGAAGCCCTGGATCTTGGAGATGAAGTTGCCCTCTTGCTGGGCTTAGCTGTCAGCGTCACTGGACTCTGTGCCTGTCTAGGCTGGTATGCAAGAAGGAGAAATGGACAGCTATAA